ctgacgcaccagtaactccaattggtgcttaaggtgtccacaatatttcgtgtaatgcccgaaggaattgtgatactcgcacaacttattgttaggcccttcctgcggcggcccagtccggtaggtccccggtgccctaaagaacggctgatcctttatcagatgaaaaatttcttcttgtggtttattCAAGGGTGTGTACTCGGTGAACCGCATCACCTCATTCACAGTGCGCTGTTGTTGAGGCGGCATTCCACCCTGGGGTGGTAGTACcctgggaggcaaccctctgaatggggccctatcttgctgtctctgtctttcgggtgcttcctcagctttcttgaccctgtgtttctcattttccaccttcctcgccattttggcatcctccaactgtagataacccggcagccttgccatgatgtcatcaaaatcccttgctggtcggatttgtaattcgtcaaaaaagatccccggcctgagtcctctgacataggcgcagtttttaatttgtgattctgcctctggcacctccagagcggcaaggttaaacctcgctgtgtactcccgtagcgtttctccctgctcctgcttaatatccatcagcgaaagggctgacttccctaccctccgcgaactcgcgaactgacgcaaaaaacgagtctgtaattcttcgaaagagtgaatggaatttgggggcagcgtcccaaaccataactgagccggtccagtaagagtagtggagaagattCGGCACTTaatgccctcagtgtacatgtgcaacgtaaccaacccttcaaaccgattgaggtgtacctccggatcggtagtgccatcataatccagtgagatgggcttgtagcttctaggtaaggtatctgccaagatatcgtctgagaaaggactgcggttgttgatgGGATGATATCGTGAAATCCTAGCCCTCTTGTCCCCCTTTTGcctcccctgctcccttctgtccctgggtgtgtcatgagcgtggcgcttgtgagttctatattcatgtctgccagaggaatactctgGCTCCCTCTCCTCTGATCTTTCCGTATATCGGGATTTCTCTTGACGGTGGGACTTCTCTACCCTGTACGAACGCTCCCATCTGTTCGACCTTTCTGATCTCTGACCTCTGTCGTCtctccgggatttctccctcagagattcctccagatcctggagttgatgtttcagctgggATACTTGGTTTTTCAACCGTGCTTTCTCCTTtggtctctcttcctcgaacaccagggagacggattgactatcagactcgtcaaccctctcctttctcacaacactgttgagtctgacccggctcccctctggtcttctttccacttccttATCAGCCGGGTCCCCTTGCACTTCCAAGGGCATCACCGCCTGTCTGTTGATTGCcaaagtgtttacctcctgagcagcgggaggtggggcctcagtgccctgcaaagtagccgttcccaccagtggagctacagtgggaacagtggacaacatgggagttcctagtgcttgacgcacagcggagtagtgaagcagcgccatcatctgttccattGACCCAAACGTAAGTTGTCCCGCTCCAGGCGCGGGAGTTAAGCATGGCATGTCAGATCctggagtcaccagagcagatctctggaggcttgcattcaaccctgtcaacggagtggcggagatagcctgaaaccctggtggggcAGTGAAGGTAGCATTGCCCTGTAGGCCAGTGAACAAGGAGGCaggcacctcagtggtgagagcagcggagtcgaactctttctccaggttgcggtgagcatctgaCGATCCCATAGTACCTACATGTAAGCAAAGTGAGAAAAGTCCCAAGGACAAAAGAACAAACCCTCCGTTACCGATGGGAGTCCCaatataagaaatccaataaagaATCCCGAGCACCGGTACAAAGACCGTTAAAAAGTTCCGAGTAATTCTACACTCTGgaaaataaacccagagtatagattgagaaaaaCAGAGCCCTCAGTAAAATCCAGCAGACGCGAGATACCCAGAGATAAGTACAAACAGAGCAACCACCAGAAGACATGTTAGCACGATTCATTAAACATGATAACAAAAAGAATTATGTAAAATACTACCATAATACGaagattagtcaaggaaaacatggagaacatgaataatagtttcccataagtgaagatcGTCCACAAAACAACAATATGAATCTCACCACAACAAAGACAAAGTGctaattatcatattattgaggtaaaGCCCTCGCATCAACGACAATAAATACCCTTGAAATCGAAGATGAGCCACAAAAACCCACATATCCATGGCAAAAAACCCCAATATATCAGGAACAGAGCATAACTTCCCAATTCAACCATCGAAATCGAAGATTAGCCACGAAAATCATGAGAAACACCCCTAAATACCCTTCCTTAAACGAAAATCATCTGTAAACTCACGGCACAGAACCAACATACCAGAAACAGATTATCACCCCCGATTCAACGATACAAAGCGAGGATTAGTCACCAAAACATaggaagtaacggtaattatcaatCGCAAACAAAGAATACCCACGGATTAACAACGCGAACCCGAGCACAACAGAAGCCAAGTACTAATCGGCGTACTATCGATGCGAACTCATGAATTAACAGTAATAACCACACGCTCCACCGAAAACAAGATAAAACACGAAGATCGCCCACAATTATCGCATTAACATGCAAAACAACCACGTACAAGCAACATAAACCCAAAATATCGGGGATCCGTAAGAAAACGACGAACACAATCGGAACAGAGCACCCAATTACAATTTCCTCATGCAAAACATTAGATCGGCGAAGAAAAACCTCAATTCTACAAGAGAACCCTTTATTCGCAGATAACTACCCCAAACAAgcggtaaataaacgtaaatttctcctgattcatgttttacgcccgttgccacctttccccatgcacccaaAACACAAATCAACGCAGAGCTCAGCAGATTAACAACATTTTAAACCAAAAAACGCAATTTAACCGATTAAACACAGCTGGGTGTCCGGATTATCGGACCAATcggtgccaacgcccgcaaatccgattggatTCACAGATCTGCGTACGTCGGCGACCGTAACctcacgtcttaattcagtagctttcccacagacggcgccagttggtatTTAAcgtaaccaacacctaaatctataaagggaaaacataaaattctacctagtcgagaaggctggaaagagtaaaaatagctgatcggaaaccttgcacgagaaagaaaacaactattgtattcgaaaatatgagatagcataagtcacagtacacgagctcgggccctatttatagatttacaagcggaggggtaaaatagtaaaaacatctgcgGTGCATGTGTCTTGCGTGatggaagggtacgctggtaatttcgataatatgcgggagaccttcccgcgcgtttgttggctcctctgatggaaatgtcttctctggcgaaggcgtcttctctggtgatgttgacatctctggTGGAGGTGATTcttctggtaaacacgtcttctctggcaagggcgtctcctctggcggtaatgacttctctggcgtgaaggactcctctgacgtggatgacttctctggtgtggaggacttctctgaggatggtgacttctctgatggagttgacttctctgatgacgatgacttccctgacgatggtgacttctctggcgagtgtaTCTCCTCTGCCATATTCGTCCCGCCAAtggggtcgattcctctgattcgTATTccttccctactctgcacatattactcctcatcaactttGTTaagtcaaaaattaaaaatgtccaCTTGTTATAAAAACTTGATCATATGCCCAAAATACCTAAATTATCCTTCATATCTCAATCAGTATACTTgcaagataaaaaaataatcagtTGTCGGAAAAGTATGTTGTCGCCCGGGCAGCAAGCTACTTTTCCGGTTGACAACCTACTTTTTCTTGtagcaaattaaaattttcaataaaaaaagtAGCTTGCCGCTCGGGTGGCAACCTACTTTCCGACAACAAACTACTTTTTCTTACATTTTTCTTACACATTTGTACTTGTGTCAGAAAAGTGTAAGATCTTACACAAAAGTTGATGCAAAACCATCAACAGTCAAGGGCAATTTTGACTATTCACTTTAATTTGGGCATATGATCAAGTTTTATAAGAAGTGACATTTTTAATTTCACACTTAACAAAGTGGGCAATTTTGCCTATTGACACAATAACATATATAAGTATCAAAGTATGATTGAAGATGGGGCTGACAATATTGGACACGATACGAAAGTACGATACGAAACTGCACAAAATTAATGGGTTAGTGTCAAACTTTATAGGTTCGTATCCTTATCGTGTTGACCTGATAAGGACACGATAATTTGGTGTCGGGTTCATGTAACCcgttaaaattaatattattatttttattatatacttgttttaaaattagaaGTTTTGACTATTTAAAAACTTTTTTTCTAATCTCATCCTTTGTTTTGCTATTAAGGAACACAAATTTCATAccctttcttatttattttaattcttatttttatttaatcaagtTTTTACTAGATCGTGTCGTTTTCGTGCGTTATCATATCGTATCAACACGATtcaattcatgtttttgtgtcatGTTTATGTATATCGTGTTGTGTCCGTGTTGAGCAATTTTTTAAGAGATCGTGTTCGTGTTTAATCTTATTGTGTCATATCGTTATCGTGTCGACCCGACAACGATTCGATACGCAGGATTTGTCTGTCTTACTTGAAGATAATAAATATTGATACGAGTAGGAATATAGTAAGAATATTCTTTTAAATttgcaaataaatttattagttaaaGCTAAAATACTGTTTGAGCTTCCCGTTCTCTTACTCGCTAGAATTTGGATTTTATGACGGGGATGGCATATATAAACATAAACACGGATATTTTGCTAACGTCATTTTTTTTCCCAATAGTTATTTATAGAAATTTTGTACTATATTTTCAAAAAAGTAAGATACGTACAATATGATCGACCCATTGATGTTCCATTTCGTAGGCCATATGAAAGTGTAGTAACCGTAACACCTTataataaggaagaaaaaaaatcaagctaGATGGAAAGATCTTGAATTTGTATATTGGGATAGGATCCTCTGCTGTGCTCCCTTGCACAACAGAGTGTGCTGTTGCACATATTAAGCATGAAACTGTGGCATTTTGAcgtctgtatatatatattttttcctttgataaattataaaattcaatTGCAAATATAGaaatttcatttataatttGAAAACAAATACTATAATCTATCTTAAAATAATAAGTGCAGTTTGAGAGGAAAAAAATGTCAATAAACCTTAATAATAAAAGTAAACCACAATAGTAAACccaaagtatataaataaaataaaaccatATTAAAATGATCAAAAGAGAAAAATGAAATGTTATAATAGAccgatattatgaaaaaattacaTCTGAATAAAATGATTTACTAAAAATTAGATGTTTCCAAATATCTCGGATATGTTTCGCATCAGTGCCAATGAAAAAGTGATCTTGATTTTTGAAAGtgcaagaaaaaagaaaattattagtagttcttttttttttaaggaggaaAAAGATCTGCAAAACGACACAGTTTAATGGCTGCACAGCACACTGCTATGCAAGGGCAGTAGAGGATCGTATCCCGCAGAGGCATTGTGAATCGTTCAAATTTTATCTTCGTCGCACTTTAATTTAACCCCACACACCTTGAGATCTTTTCTCCTTGATTTTTTTAGCTGTGGATCGTTTCCGCCATATATATTCACACACGCTCCTCATCAACAATTATCAATAATCCTCACTCAACActacctctttctctctctcaaataaACTCTTTTCCGGTAGTGAATCAATGGCAGCCATGGCCACAACCCTCACCTCCTCCCTCTCTAAAACCCAGTTCTTCGACAACAAGTCCTCCTTCCATGGCTCCCCCGTGGCAACACGCGCCGCCCAGCCCCTGAAATCCGCCCCCCAGAGCCTCTCAGTGACCATGTCCGCCGCCTACGACCTGGACAACTTCAAATTCCAGCCGATCAAGGAGTCAGTGGTCTCCCGCGAGATGACGAGGAGATACATGACGGACATGATCACCTACGCCGACACCGACGTGGTGGTGGTGGGCGCCGGCTCTGCGGGGCTCTCTTGCGCGTACGAGCTGAGCAAGAACCCCAACATCAACATCGCCATCATCGAGCAGTCCGTGAGCCCCGGCGGCGGCGCGTGGCTGGGCGGGCAGCTGTTCTCCGCCATGGTGGTCCGCAAGCCGGCCCACAGGTTCCTGGACGAGCTGGAGATCGAGTATGACGAGCAGGACGACTACGTGGTGATCAAGCACGCCGCCCTCTTCACCTCCACCATCATGAGCAAGCTCCTCGCCCGCCCCAACGTCAAGCTCTTCAACGCCGTGGCCGCCGAGGACCTCATCGTCAAGGGCGGCAGGGTCGGCGGCGTCGTCACCAACTGGGCCCTCGTCTCCATGAACCACGACACACAATCGTGTATGGACCCCAACGTCATGGAGGCCAAGATCGTCGTCAGCTCCTGCGGCCACGACGGCCCCTTCGGCGCCACCGGCGTCAAGCGCTTGAAGAGCATCGGAATGATCGACAGCGTGCCCGGGATGAAGGCCCTCGACATGAACACCGCCGAGGACGCCATTGTTAGGCTCACTAGGGAGGTCGTGCCCGGGATGATCATCACCGGCATGGAAGTCGCCGAAATCGACGGCGCCCCCAGAATGGTAATTAACCGCATTCATTAATTAAACCTCAATTCAGTTTCAAAATCATCTTCTAATGGGGATTTTTATCTGCAGGGACCCACATTCGGGGCCATGATGATTTCCGGGCAGAAGGCGGCGCACTTGGCGTTGAGGGCGTTGGGGCTGCCGAATGCCTTGGACGGAGTTGAGGCTTCTCAGCCGGAACTCGTTTTTGCGTCGGCGGAGTCCGACGTCGTGGAGGCATAAATCTATGAGAATTCCTGGGTTTTGTGTTCATCTCTGTGTTAAAAAAACATCAGCCTTTTTTGTTGTGTTGTTATGATTTCTAATAAATTAGATTTATCCCGACATCATTTCTTTGGCAGTTGGGCTTTATTAGATAATCTGTTTCATATTTCCTTCATTCGCCGCATACTGCACACATGATAGCAGAATCAAACTCCCCCATACAATATTATATGCTTCATCTAGTAAAAGATCAAATCCATGATACGCAGGCCGTATTACAATGTCATTCTTATCTATTCAATTCTTTCCATCCATTAATGCATTgcatcaaattatttatttcagaacTGGAACATAAACAATTAAGCCACATACATATATCTACCTGAAAGAAGAAAAGGGAGAAATGTTCTCAATCAGAAATTAGTACGTTTACAAAATCACAACTGATTTTAATATCTAATTCTTGTGGAAAAACCCTAGGAATAGGAGTGAAGAGAAACGAAGattaaatgaaatgaaaatttgGAGTTGTGTGCTAACAATGTTTCATTGAACTTCTATTCGTAAAATTAAGACGAAACCTAATATGTTTTGAGTACATTTTACGAACTTCATTGTGTTTTTTACCTTTTCTTTGTTTCACCCCTGATTTTTGCTCGTCTAATGAAATTCCGTGCCGGAATCCAAATTTTCTTCTGTTGTCTGATGTGAAATgaagattatttttttctttttctaactTTAGTAAGTCTCACATATTGTGTGCggttgtttgttttttttttcggtgAAGATAATAAGTACTCAATCTCTCTGTATTAAATTGGGGCTTTTCATGATTCTCCgttaaatttaattagatttCATGTTATACTACTTCCTCTATTCCaatctctttttattttgaatcgTCTTCAAAACATGTTCTTAACctacttttaaaaataattgcatTCACTATTACTTTTACAATCTTCAATCTTCAATGAGATTTATTCTCcattcatcaaatacataattaatttttattaaaatttgtatcatcATCCCTCAGAAAGATGTTTGGggaacaaatttttatttttctttaaaacttcTATTATGGTGTTACACTATACTCCCATACTCCCACCCACACCAGATTTTGCTTAGTGAGTAGTGCTTACTGATATAGTGCAGAAATTTGGTCACCGGTGGCAACGAAGCTTACAAATGCATGAAAAATTCCATGCTGGCTTTAGTGTAAATGCATCTCCACTGTTCATATGGATATTCGACAAGTGTTCTCAGAGTAAACGCTTGATTGACATGTGTCACTTCTTTAATCTCAAAAATGTTCTTAGAGGGCCCGCCAAAATAGCGGTGGCCACTATTTTGCCGTTGAATCATTCTCCAACAATTCCCTGCACTCTACTCTATTTTAGAGGGTCTGAATAGTATccgttaagtttaattttttttttcttttcacttttttatttttttattatatttatcttCTATTTTactttaagaaaaataataaatttatacaaTCACTCATAAACtagtataataagaaaaatcttgatttatttaatttatttattaaaataaaaattgaatttagttattttattatattctttacattgtatttatttttcattttttaaaaaatttttatttttaatttattttttaataaaaataaaaagttatcaaaaaattacaaaaaaataactacaatgtagagaatacgataaaataactaaatcttatttttattttataaaataagttaaataaattaaattattttctatttaggtaaattgtgggtggccacaatgtggctattTAGCATCACTCTTAAAAAAATGcttaattttgtttgatttattaatctatttatagttttaaaataatataatatatacaaaatCTAAaagatattatataaaatttaaaaatacaataatataaATCACATTATAAAAACACAATAACATAAAATTGCAacataaaaatacaataatataaattacattataaaaagACAATAACATTaaactaataatattaataaattctagTAAGGTCCAAGATCACTTCCACATCCTCCAACGTCGCTTCCTGATCCTCCAATGTCGCTTTATTTAAATATagcacttaattaattattttttattaaaaatatttaaattaatttatatttaaatttaaatataattaaataaatgaatatatatatatatataattatttataaatatatatgatatatagtaattaaattgacaaaataatataataataaaaagcataaaaatgaAACATTCCATTGTAGAGGGAAATATAgagttgattgttggagatgaaaattcaaaaactcTACATTTTAACTCTACAATAGTGTGAAAGGCCCTCTACAATAGAGGCACctttggagatgctcttagagTAAACATATACTACTATTTGACAAGTGCTCTAAGAGTGTAAACAAAATATTGACATGTGTATAGGGGTGTGCATCATCGACCGATCACCACCTCAGAAAATACACCGACTGAAAATCAAATAGTCAAAATCTCGATTTTCGACCGATCAAACTGAATCGATCGATTTATTTCTAtaaatttttactttttcacctataaatttagaatttaatcATTAATATTTCAACCAATAAAtgtaattcaaattcaaaatccaatatttcaaaaataaataataattaaaaagtttaaAAGAACAATACAAATTCATTATTCAATTGAAAAATTTTCTATAAATTAATCGAATCAAttgaaccaaaaaaaaaaaaaaaatcaaccgaAAATGGTTCGAtttggttaatttttttattggttTGGTCGGTCTTTGCACACCTCTACATGTgcccactaaaattaataatctaCATCCCCtattctttattttaaaattttgtttcttattttccaaatgaaATTATACTCTTACCATCTTTATATTGTTGCTTCAAAAAATTTGGCCAAGAGAATTAATGAGAAAGTGCACATTAGTTAAAATTTATAGAATTCACACTTTTTAAAAGGCTAATTACCttttataacaataataatGAGATAATTCAAAAGGGTAAATGAGACAAGAATAACGAAACAGagaaagtattatttatttaattaactgGTGTGTGAGTTTTTACCAAAACATCGAATTTATAACGATGACGAAAATCAAGATTATGTAACGACTGCCGAATATAAGAtgcatgttaaatatttttccATGAATTCTAATTtgatcatttttagaaacgaaTCTAAAAAAAAGAATGTGAAAATTGATCAAAGCAAAGAGAGAAAATTGATAGAAGTAGAGAGATAAATGAGTTAATTgcctaaaaattaaaaatcgttTTCAGGAATTTGGGAATTGCACTTGAGCTTTTTCTTTCCTTAGGATAtaaaatctttttatttttattttctaattttggtTCGATCGTCGATTTTTCCAAATTTAAATCTGACATTCCTATCAGAAATGACACGTTGGACACACCGAACAATTAAACAAAAT
The genomic region above belongs to Salvia miltiorrhiza cultivar Shanhuang (shh) chromosome 5, IMPLAD_Smil_shh, whole genome shotgun sequence and contains:
- the LOC130985758 gene encoding thiamine thiazole synthase 2, chloroplastic; its protein translation is MAAMATTLTSSLSKTQFFDNKSSFHGSPVATRAAQPLKSAPQSLSVTMSAAYDLDNFKFQPIKESVVSREMTRRYMTDMITYADTDVVVVGAGSAGLSCAYELSKNPNINIAIIEQSVSPGGGAWLGGQLFSAMVVRKPAHRFLDELEIEYDEQDDYVVIKHAALFTSTIMSKLLARPNVKLFNAVAAEDLIVKGGRVGGVVTNWALVSMNHDTQSCMDPNVMEAKIVVSSCGHDGPFGATGVKRLKSIGMIDSVPGMKALDMNTAEDAIVRLTREVVPGMIITGMEVAEIDGAPRMGPTFGAMMISGQKAAHLALRALGLPNALDGVEASQPELVFASAESDVVEA